In Zunongwangia sp. HGR-M22, the sequence AATTAGAAAACGGAAAAACAGAAGGCAGAATCAACGAAAATGAGGTTTTACTTGGGAACGATGTAGATCTTTTGGATCTTTTAAATCAGAAATCTCAATAAAAGACGTGGTAATCTCACAGTATTTTTAAAATTGTGATGTTTAGAAATTGATTAAATAGCCTAAAGAATTTGAAAAAAAATTCAATCATAAAAGTTATAATCCCTGCCTATAACGAAGCAGATTCGATTGCAAAAGTTATTGCAGAAATCCCCAATATCGTTGATGAAGTTATTGTGGTAAGCAATAATTCGACCGATGATACCGAGAAAAATGCTTCTGCTGCTGGAGCAACAGTTCTTCAGGAAAACCGTAAGGGTTATGGTTATGCTTGTTTAAAAGGTATGGATTATATCTCCATGCAAGCACAAAAACCTGAAATCATTGTATTTTTGGATGGCGATTACAGCGATTATCCTTCAGAATTAACCAATATCATTGCGCCCATTCAGCAAAAAAATATGGATATGGTAATTGGCGCCCGGGTTAAAAAATGGCGAGAAGATGGCTCGATGACGCTTCCGCAGATCTTCGGAAACTGGCTTGCCACCACTTTAATGCATATATTTTTTGGCGCAAAATTTACCGATCTTGGTCCTTTTAGAGCGATAAAATACGAGAAACTGCTTCAGCTAAATATGCAAGATAAAACCTATGGCTGGACGGTAGAAATGCAACTTAAAGCCATAAAACTGGATTTCACGTATGTAGAAGTGCCTGTGCATTACAAAAACAGGATTGGTGTCTCTAAAGTTTCTGGAACGCTAAAAGGCGCTATCTTTGCAGGCGTAAAGATTTTAGGCTGGATTTTTAAATATAGCTTTAAATAGATTAAAAAATAGATTGGATTTAGCGATTATCATAATATACACACTGGCATTGCTGGTGATCTTCTTTTACAGTATTTCAGAATTACAATTATTGCTGAATTACTTAAAAGCGAAGAAAAGTGTCGATAATGCTGAAAAGTTCGATCTAAATAATCCTGCTGAAATCCCCAAAGTGACCATACAATTGCCGCTTTACAACGAAATGTATGTGGTAGAACGATTACTGCGGAATATCGCTAAGATCGATTACCCAAAGGACAAACTTGAAATTCAGGTTTTGGACGATTCTACCGACGAATCGGTTTTAAAAACTACTGAAATTATTGCTGAAATTCGGCAAAATGGGATTGATATTCAGCATATCCAACGTGAAAACCGAAGCGGATTTAAAGCCGGCGCACTAAAAGAAGGATTAAAAATCGCCAAAGGAGAATTTATTGCCATTTTTGATTCCGATTTTATGCCGAATCCAGATTGGCTGCAACAAACGGTTCCTTATTTTAAGAATCCTGAAATTGGCGTAGTGCAAACTCGCTGGGCGCATCTAAATCGTGATTATTCGCTACTTACAAAAATCCAGGCTTTTGCTTTAGATTTTCATTTTATATTAGAACAAACCGGCAGAAATTTTGGTCGGCATTTTATCAATTTTAATGGTACAGCTGGGATCTGGCGCAAGCAATGTATCCTTGATGCCGGGAATTGGAGTGGTGACACGCTAACCGAAGATTTGGATTTAAGTTATCGCGCACAGCTTAAAAAATGGAAATTCAAATACCTGGAAGATGTCGAAACTCCGGCTGAACTTCCTGTAGTGATCAGTGCAGCACGTTCGCAGCAATTTCGATGGAACAAAGGTGCAGCTGAAAATTTCAGGAAAAATTATCTAAGATTAGTTAAAGATCCTAGTGTTTCATTTAGCACAAAATTTCACGGATTTTTTCATTTGCTAAATTCCAGTATGTTTTTAATCGTTTTATTATTGGGAATTTTAAGTGTTCCCGTTTTATACATTAAAAATAACAATCCTGCGTTTAGCTGGTATTTTAATGTGCTTGCCGGTTTTGGCATTAGCACAATCATTTTCTTTTTCTGCTACTATGTTCCCTACACCAAAATCTACGGGAAAGGGATAAAATCTTTCTTGAGTTTTATCGGGATGTTTATCACCTTTTTTGCGGTGGCAATGGGATTTTCTGTACATAATTCTTTAGCGGTTTTAGAAGGGCATTTTGGTAAAAAATCTGAATTTATACGAACTCCAAAATTCAACGTGAATACGCTTAAAGATTCCTGGAAAGGCAATAAATATTTATCGAATAAATTTTCCGTAAATATTCTT encodes:
- a CDS encoding glycosyltransferase family 2 protein → MKKNSIIKVIIPAYNEADSIAKVIAEIPNIVDEVIVVSNNSTDDTEKNASAAGATVLQENRKGYGYACLKGMDYISMQAQKPEIIVFLDGDYSDYPSELTNIIAPIQQKNMDMVIGARVKKWREDGSMTLPQIFGNWLATTLMHIFFGAKFTDLGPFRAIKYEKLLQLNMQDKTYGWTVEMQLKAIKLDFTYVEVPVHYKNRIGVSKVSGTLKGAIFAGVKILGWIFKYSFK
- a CDS encoding cellulose synthase family protein; translated protein: MDLAIIIIYTLALLVIFFYSISELQLLLNYLKAKKSVDNAEKFDLNNPAEIPKVTIQLPLYNEMYVVERLLRNIAKIDYPKDKLEIQVLDDSTDESVLKTTEIIAEIRQNGIDIQHIQRENRSGFKAGALKEGLKIAKGEFIAIFDSDFMPNPDWLQQTVPYFKNPEIGVVQTRWAHLNRDYSLLTKIQAFALDFHFILEQTGRNFGRHFINFNGTAGIWRKQCILDAGNWSGDTLTEDLDLSYRAQLKKWKFKYLEDVETPAELPVVISAARSQQFRWNKGAAENFRKNYLRLVKDPSVSFSTKFHGFFHLLNSSMFLIVLLLGILSVPVLYIKNNNPAFSWYFNVLAGFGISTIIFFFCYYVPYTKIYGKGIKSFLSFIGMFITFFAVAMGFSVHNSLAVLEGHFGKKSEFIRTPKFNVNTLKDSWKGNKYLSNKFSVNILIETILCLYFAFALYSAFALNDFGLIVFHLMLFGGFGFVAFKSIFSKG